The sequence AAGGAAAGATGATTGTGGCTGTGCCAGAAAAGGATCTGTCAGACCTTTAGTAATGGTGAGGTATCAGTGGAATTCCTCAAAGATTAGTCTTATGACTGGTCTTGCTGAACATTTTGATAGGAAAAAAGGGATATCGTTGCTTTCTATAAAAGCatctggagaaaagaaaacactAGACCTACAGAAAGACCATTTAAACCAGAAGACAATATAATGAGATAAGCAGAAGGATACATGCTGGTCATGAATAAACATAGGCAGGACATTAAGAAATAGTTTTGATCATCACAGGGATCATCAGTTGgagtagagaaaataaaaatcctaaccATAACTTTGTAAATttaggaataatttatttatgGGATTCCTGCAATATCTGAACTTGATTCACAAAATCTTTTTATAAGAGAGTGTTGTAGAGCTTTATTCACCTGGAATATGAAAGATTCACataaacaatttatttctttcaagTGAGTTCACAAAGTCTGCATGTACTCTGCCATTCCTGGCGGAACCTCACTGGAGGCTTTTGTATGAGCAGTAAGGCTTCTAGTGGCAGCTGTATGTTTGTAGTGTTACTGCTAAGGACTTTAGCAGTGGCAGACTCCACTCATCTTAAAGCTCCTTTTCTTATAACTGAGGCATACTCTTGCAGTAAATCATGTGACTAGTACTTGTTCAGTTTAATTACAGCATGTATTATTGGGAGCTGAGCCatgatgatttatttatttatttttactttactgAAATCCATTGCCATATGATCCATCCTGTGCCAAGCCCCAAAGTTAGGGAAGGGTTTTTCATAAGATGCCATTCCAAGATTACAAGGAACTGTTTCCATGCAAGTTTGTACAGCAGTTAGCAAGTTGTAGGTGATGGTGGAAGAAGCTAGTGTTAGTGAGGAAGCAGTAGTTTATGGATAGAACGCTAATTAGATTGTTAGACTGACTGGAGTCATTCTTCCggttctgctgcttttcctggggAAAGGGAAGTTGTCACAGGAAAATCACATAATCTCTCTGCCCTTTTGTCCCACCTGATCTGTAATTATTGGTTAATAATTTGCTCTTTCTCATCAGTTACATATTAATATATAATCTCAGAGCAAGGACATACTATGTGTTTGTATTACAGATACCCAAAAGGTGTCCATTTTGTCTGAGGTTTCTGGGCACTTCAGTGGTTCAATTAACTCTGAAAAGAAAGTGGAAGTGCAATAGAATGTTTGATACAACTGCTTGGAGCAGATGGGGGGCCTAGACCTCACcagcattttcttaaaaacacACCATCAAACACTGCAGTTAGCTAGTGTGGGTTGCATCCGCTGATCATTTTTGAGGGTATTATTGCTAGAAATGTTGTTCAGGTATATATAGAggaaaaatgctgcaaaattcaaaggaaaaaaaagagtaaaaccaGTCAGGACAGGAAAGAATGCAGCCTTGGATAAGGATTTTGGCTGCATGAGTGGGAAAGGAAAGCTgtgaaggagaaagcagaaagaccCAGAAATGTCTAAGGTATGTGAAACTACTggaaagccaagaaaaaaagCATCACAAGAAAGAGTAAGAGGATCAGTGTTTTACTCAAAGAGTGAAAATAGGAAATATAGAAAAGAACAGGAGAAGTGCGGAAAGGAAGATAAAGAGCTCAGTTTTTGTGTTGCTGAAGTCCAGGTGATAACCAAACATGACCTGAAACATTAAAAACTGAGGCAGTAGGTTTGATAAAGAACTCAACTGATGAGAGGCAGATTTGGGAGTCATCAACAAAGGTTAAAGTCTGCCTGCAAGAGAATGGCACCTAGAGGTGAGAGCATAGAGGAAGAGGAATGGGCCAAGAAAAGGCCTCCTTCCTAGCTACAGGTATATGAGGAGGGAGAAGATAATCTGTCACCAAGACACTGAAGCAACACTGAGTATCAGAAGAGAATCTGCAAGAAGCAGGGCCAGAAAAACCAAACATGAGATAGAGCTTGTCAttgtaagtatttttttcatggaTGAAGCCTGTGAACAAGCTCTAAGATTGGTCAGGAATGAGTCAGTAGAACTATTAGTGACAGCCATGTTATCTGTTTAGAGAATGGAAGCTGGATCACAGAAAGccaagaacagcagcagaagggaCAAACTAAAGATATTGCAGTGAAAGGGCAGAGGAAAGCGTCAAGCATGGTGACTTTGGGTAGGTAAAGTTAAAgcatgtgaaagaaagaaaactgatggggtgaagaagaggaagaaagggtGAGGGATTTGGCAATACAAAATAATAAGCAGGGAAGAGAATACAGTACCTAAATCTGGTTTTACAAAGTCTCAGGGGTTAGCAAATCAAGTCCCTCTTTAACATAGAGTCTGTATGGCACTTCATCTTTGGCCCAGTGGCTTGCCAGACAAGACAAATTTGTTTCAATAGTATGTTCATGCTTTCTACAGCTGTTTATAAACTTAACTGCTCCAAGACATTTGAGAGGAAATCTTACTCTGTGAGCACTACTTCCTTCCTCTTAATTCCTGTTGTCTGCTCCCACCTTACCACACTTAGTATTGTCATTTTTCTGCATTATCAGCATCTTGAAGGATCAGCCCAATTGATTGTTATCAGTGGTCCTTGCAGTGAATATTGGCCTAGAGGATTGtactaaaacaaagaaaaattcccTGTTTTTCAGAACTGCTTGTATTACTGGGGTTTTGCAGCTTGGCTTGCTTATTACATCAATCATCCTCTTTATACTCCTCCTTGTAAGTAGCAGAACAGCCCTCAATATGATTTAAGTACTTATGGGTTTGTATATTAGTACTAATaacatgtaaactttttttttatagcttATGGGAAAAAACAGATAAATTTTGCTGTGATCATGTTTCTGGTAGGTCTGTTGTTTTTATAAAATGCTAAAACATGTTGCTTTATTTCTTATGTTGTATAAGTGGAGGAGTGAGTAGGATAAGCAGATACTTAAAACTTGAACACTTGGGACATACTACTAAAGCTGACCACTTGCACACAGAACAGATAAATCTGTTAATGTGATCTTGTACACAAGGGAAGACTTTGATCCAGTATCCATTCAAAGTCTGGGATTTTTATCTGCTGGGGTGATCTCTTATAATCTCTAAAAGAATCCTGAAACTACCAATTTGTGACACTGTGTTTAAAAGTCAGTGAGTTTGTTTTGTGAACTGTTTGTTGAATGTTAAGAATCACAACAGGCCATAAAACTTGGAGAACTGGCCAACTAAGAAAGTATGTTGCTGATAATTTCCAGGGATAGAGGTTAGTTTTCCTGGGATTCAGAAATTTTTTACAGCTTTCCTTGTGAAGCAAAATTCTTAAGTCACTGTCTATTCATTCTCAGAGTTCCTAGGAACGTTTAATTCATGCAGAAGCAATGTTAGTGTAGCCAACAAAGATGTACCTGGTTTTCCTATGTATGCGTAACTTGTTCAGAACATCAACTGTTCACTTGCTTTGAGAAACAAATTGTCAGTGACTTCAGGATCTCAAAGCAGTTTCCCAGTACAAATATTCTGTGAGTTAATAATCTATTCTCATTTTATAGAGGGACTACATAACTGAAAGCGCAGAGCTGGGAATAAAACTCAGGAGCTCTGACCACCAGTCATTTGCTTTAATAGTTATGATTGCAGACACTGGAGACTGTCCATAATCATATAAATGGGTTATTTCAATATGCTTTCTACTTAATTGATTGCGGAAGCATTATTTAAAACCAGTGGAGGAAGCTGGGTCAATTATATTTCATGGCTTACATAAATTATACTCTAGAAAAGAAAACTTACTTAGAGCCCAACCCATATCTTCCTTGGGATTTTAATAACTTTTGAGAAACCAAAACTACCCAAATaattttttggggtgtttttaaaaccagaagaatAACTAAATTTATAGCAAGTATCTCCTGGGTTTACTTTTATGCCCTTTGGTTTATTGCCTTTGGATTTCATGGGGATTGTATAAGTAGTAAATTTGATCTTTCGGACACTGAGTCCATATTTGCTGGCAAATATCATAAATATATAACAGAGTATAATATGGACTCATGTTTGAACAAAGACATCCTCCTCCCGTTAGAGAGAAATCTTAGTTAAGTATATTTATTACGGTGCATTAACTCccattttaaaatcctgtttataatagattattttcctcctttttttttttttttttttttttaaaggacccCAGGAAATAACAAAAGGAAGAAGAGTAAATAGAAGGGAAGCACATTTTTAATCTGTCATGTTTTTTCTTGTAGCTGTGTGAAGCTGGAAATTTTTCCATCCATGTTGCGCTCAGTGACCTCCGGAGAAATGGTAAAAATTGCGTTATCGTTTTTCACTTTTACACAACCATTCAGTACTTCTAGTTACTCTACCTCATGAAAGATCTGATCCTGGAGGGCACTGATACGCTCCCAGGTGACTGCTGTGGGTGCACAGGTTGCTCAACACTGTAAAGATTGAATTCTAGGGGAGCAGACAAGAATCCAGCACCAGACTGTTAAACAGCACTTACCTTACTGTAATTTTTATTGGTTAGGGCCAGATTGTGTTGAGGAGAGCAGTTAAATTAGTTACACTGGTAGTACTAAAGGGAACAGAGCTAGTATAAGCCCTTTGGTGAGCAAGGGAAAGTAATTTCACTGGCTTCTACAGGGGGCACAAAATGTCTGTACAGGCCAGGGTTCCTTTGCATGAGCCAAATGTCTTACAGCTGTCAACTATGACTGCCAAAATCCCATTCTGTGACAATCTGAGAAAACCTTTAACTTCTAAATCTAAAACTTGAGGTACCTCTTACAGGAGTTACCATGATCAAAGGCCTTCCTAATGCCCAGAACATTTTCTCACAGTTATCCCAGTCCTTCTTGTGGGTCCAGAGGACATCCTGTCTTCCCACATCCTGCTTGTCCCTCTGACAGTGATGAGACACAGGAGTAGGCAGATTTGGGTTGTCTTAATAGGAAAGAGTGTATTTAGGAGTGTGaatattttgtgatttgttttctaATCTATAGGATCCAAAACCCGTAAGATCCCATATCCAACAAAGAATCCTTTCACATGGCTGTTTTTCTTTGTATCTTGCCCTAACTATACATACGAGGTATGTATTTTCAAACAAGATGTTAAGATTTTAGTTTTGCtgaatgtattttaatttcttttggaatATTAAACATGAAAGAAACTCTGAAACAGTTCAGCTCAATACATTTCCCCTTCTTCCCTAAACCCCACAAAATCAGATTACAGAGAGGGACTTGCctgttctttctctcctcccttgAGGCAGTACCTGCAGGGCTAGCCTTAAACAGACAACTCAGACCCTGGGCCTATGTTTCAGTGTGGCTGCTAAACAAAACAGGTGGACTTTAAAGCAGTGCAAATTTTGCAGACAGGAACAGGGAGACTGCCACTGAATGTGTATTGCAATGAGGGGATGGGGGAGTCTGGTGGACTTATGAGAGCCCAGGAATATCACAGTACACGTGAAGATAGTGGGCAGACCTATAGAAGATATTGTGGTAGACAAAATAGGCCCAGGTCTTCTTCCCCATTTTCTTAAGTTACACATTTTCTTGTGTTGGTGGTGACTGCTTTATAACTTTGAATAACTTCATATTACTTAACCAGGAGCCTAACTCCTGACTCAGTTCAGAAGTGGTTAAAACCTGTCCAACTCAGTGTTAAATTCACTCTTGCTCAGAAGGACAGCACCAGGTTTTAACTTCAGTGGAGATTAACAGATGTTAATGAGACCAGCATTTGGCCTCAGACTTTAGAAAGTTATTCCTAGCATTGATAGAGGTGTGACAAATACAAATTaggcagagaaacagaaaggacACTATGTTGTAATGCTTAAAATTTTGTTGTAATAATGACTATGGAAGCAAACACAAAGGTTTTGTTTGTAATAATAAGCCACTGTTCACCTTTTTGGCTAAAGGTTATTAACACTAGAAATTGATCTGGCTGACCTTGGCTTTTTTATTTACCTATACTAGGACAAAGTTGTTTTTGATCAATAGAGACATAAATGCAAATGCTGtcaccagaaatattttaaatttccttgGCCAAAACAGGTGGGGACCTGGATCAGTTTCACTATCATGACTCAGTGTGTTCCAGGTGAGTAATGTTTTGGTACTTCACCCTGAAGTGATGTCAGCAGCAAGAGTGTGTTTTTAATCTAATAATGAAACAtatctttttctcccttccttccagtGGGGCTGTTCACCTTGCTTTGCTTCATTCAGATGACAATCTGGGCAAAGGATAAACACTGCACCTACCTACGAGAATTCAAGGATTATCCAAGTCTTCGAATGCCAATTATTCCCTTTTTGTTGTAAGAAAAAAGGTTTAATTTGGCTATTGCATGGAacttcaagaagaaaaagctCATAAACCTCCTGCCAAATAAGTGAATTAATTTAAAGGATTTTGGTGCATGTTGAATCTCCACTGCTGAGGGAAACTCTATGCACCTGAAAGCTACACTTCCTTATATTCAAGAATTCTCAGCACAGAAGCACCTTCAAAAAATAAGGCTTCATTGCACAGCTGGTAGTCAAAAGCCCCTACAGTTCACTGTAACCTGATTGACTTAAATTTTCCTGTACTAGTCTATTTAGATTGATGGATCAGAGATACTGAGAAGTCTGTGCTGAAAAGCAGCTCCAAATTTAGCAGTGGCATTCTGCAAGACATAAGTACCTTGGAATGAGGACATACCAGCTAACTACTAGAGCGCTCAGCTCAGCCAGCACGGCCAGCTGGCCTGAAGACAGTTGCATGATCTGCCTTCTTTGACTTGAAGAAGAGAGTGTGCTGCCTGGAGGCAGGTGCTTTGTAACAAATAACATTACCAAAGAATATGAATGGTTCCTGGAATAAAGAAATAGGCAATATCTCAAATACCTGACTTGGGTCTAACCCCTCATTTACCAAAAGAATCTGAAGTAAGAAGTATTTGTAGTATTTGTGGACGTAACATCCTgcattgttggggttttttgtttgggttttttttagtcttcTTCATTAGTAAATTGCATTTTAGTATTAAAGGTTCAGAAGACCTGATCTATGTTATATCTGTGATATTTGGCCTGTTTTCATATAACAAGTCCTTATGATTCTAAAGGACCTTTTACCTAGCATTTTATGTCAGCATTCTctgaataatttcaaatatacttTGTAAACACATAAAGTGACTGCTAGTCCTCAGAATGCTAACTCCCTTCCTATTTTCagagccagggaaaaaaaatcagctacatTTTGGacttcctgtgttttctttttcacaagaTGTTCAGTTGGACTTAGTTGGGTTTTGTGCAAATCTAGTAAAAAAAGACTATTACAATCTAtctgaatgacattttaaataagcAATTTTAGAATATGAAGAGAAGGCATCAATACTGTTTTGATTCatgattaatttatttatctATAATGGATGTATAGAAAGATTTTTTGCAACTATTTGTAAGGGTGAAATATGCAATAAATTCTAGACTATATTTGAAATCAGTTGAAATAATTATGTCAAAAGAAGATTAAAGCTGGTTGCTGAAGTTTCATAATATTTTATACAGTAAAAAGCAAGAATGTccttatatataaaaaaaatctacatcaaTTGAAGAAACCAACCtaacaaagcaaaaatacatgacccagattttatttctgtataacaTATCTGAGAGAAGATTTCTTAGAAATGGTTAGATCTGGTAGACAACTGAAGCAATACATCATTATGAATTTGTTTTCAGTACTGTTATTTTCCACTAGTTTAACTGTGAACCAGAGAAAAGAGTGAAATGTCAAATGAGTTCCCATTGAATAGAGTGTGGAATACAAGCAGGTTGAAATTTTCCTCCTGAGCAAAGAGAAAGCACAAACTCTATTCACACTTCACACCCACTTAAGGTGCAGtcataggaaagaagaaaaattttacatTGTTTAATAACAAAGATATCTTTCCAGGCCTCCATGAGAAAACTAAACTTTTGGCAGATTTGGACACACTCTCTTTCCTTTTAATCTCTATTTTGACATTCTGCTTCTATTAGCGAAACTTGAAGATGAGTATGAGGTAATTCAAATTTCTTGCCTGGGTCTGAGATCTGAATTAATTCTTCCCATTCTTGCTCAGACAACCGTCTGTTTTCACTGGCAGCCTGAAGGAGTCTCCCAGCACTTGCCCCATCAGCCAGCACTGATATTCTGACCTTGGTAGTCCTGTGCACTACTACTGATGGTAGGAATACACTTCTAGACTGGGCAATGCTCTCTGCCTTGGGATGTGTCTGCTGACTGGTAGCAGCTGACTTAAGAGTTAAACATGAAAAACCTATCAGTCTGAAAGGACCAGATAGAGAAACTGTTGACCTGTAAAGAACATTAAAGACAAGGAGGAATGTGACTTCTCTTCTTGTATCTTATAATGAACTTTATGTTACAGGAAGATTTTGTCAAAGGCAAGGACCTGCCTTTCCTTTGACACTTTCAGCATGTAGTGTTCCTGGTAGAGCAGTAGAAGTTAGGGTATTGCTAGGGCTGTTGCTGTTGTAAGCACAGTGCTCAGAAAGGTGCAAAAAAGTCAGTATAATACTGAGTGTGGGAACCTTTGTTTTACCCTTATACTGCTCTGGTATGGCACGTCTTTGCACTGTGCACACTCTAAGAACTAGTGACTGTAGGCATAGTCTATGCAACTGCCTGCTGATGCAAAGCAGGGGACACCTTTGCTTCTCGTCTGGCTCCAGCTGCACGGGGATGCAAAGGAATTTCCTCATCCTCCATCTGCTGTTTAGCAAAATTCACAAAAACCTGtgtgaggaaaggagaaaatgtcACCATCTCATCAACTGAGATGAGTTAGTGGAATGTCTCCATACATTTGCATCCTCTTGGTCTCTCTGCAGGGAAGAGATGGAAAGGGGAATCAATAGGCATAAACTGAACTGAGACACTTGTGTATCAGCAGGGATCATTAATTCCTTCTTTATTTTGATAAACTTCCTTGCAACTTCCTTCATTTGGATGCAGTTACTTGCAACTCAAatcctatttttttcttaagcagaaGATAGGCTCAGCAAGGTTTGCGTGGCTTGCACAATGTGAGTTTGGTTTTAGTAGGAAGCTGTAAGACAGCCATGAACAACTCTAGCATTCCCATCAAAGATAGGTTTGCCCATGTGGACCCTCAGCTACTTAGAAAAGCAGCCAGATGGGGCTAATGCCCTCTAGCAAGTGGATATTGCCAACAGTCCCAGTGGACTTTCCAAATTTTGTGTCTAATTTCTCCTGTATAAAAGTGCATGACAAACATATAAACGTTTAACTAGATATCACAGTATCTCTGACACAACACAGTCTGAATCACTTAAAGCAAAATGTTATTCCCAGCTCAGCAAGCCTTATTCTGAATAGCTGACCTTGCACAGACTGCTGCTCCTGAAGGAATGGGTTGTGTTAATTCTGTCAGCTGGGAAACGCTGTCTTACTAGCTTTCAAATGGCACCTATTTACACAGGGAATTAGTTACAGATTTCATATCTGATCCACCCTCATTGATGAGCGGTCTGGGAATTCTCCCTAGAAATAGGTGTGAGATAAAGAGAATTATATCTCACACCTTTAGATTGGTCCTTCAGTTGTTTAGATACATCCCCATTGCATTGTTTCATTTTCACTAGACAGGCTCTCTCATGGACGCTTTATTTTTTTACTCACCTGATCTAAAGTTGTTTGAGACACAGAATACTCTTCAATATGCAGATTTTCCTTATTGGAGATTATTAACTGAAAAATCTTAGCCAGAGAGGAAGAGCAAATCTGATACTGCAGCATGTTGTAGTGTTTCTCTCTCTGTAAACTTCCTGGGAAGTTCATGTGTATGAATTGCTCAGCAGGAGTAGGATCTGGAGGCAGCCCAGACTTTGGAGATTTGATTTTCAGTGTGACAATGTAGCCATCTCCAAACCTGGGAAGCACATGTGGATTTGGGAATTGGATAAAGAGATCATTTCattattcaggaagaaaattaattttctgcagctATGAAAACATTAACAGTATCTGAAAGATAATGCATTAGATCTAGCTTTGTAGGAAGCCCTGTATTTGCCCTGCAGAAGTGGTGTGTAGCATGAATGGAAATGAAATCTGCTCATACTGTCTAGGATATGACAGAGTTGCACCCAGAAATGGGTCTGTTTAAACAATAAATCTTCAGTTTGGATTGCTGGATTAAGAATGGTACATGTAACATACACTAACTTTCCTCACTAAAACACACCATAAAAATATTCTACTTACTTGTCTTTTAGCTGCTGAATTGTGCCCAGGCATTTGAAGGTACCTTTTACCATGATGGCTAAACGAGTACAGAGGGCTTCACATTCTTCCATACTTTCAAAACAGAGAACAGATTTTAGTGATAGAAGACAGCAGATGCAACTTCAGCTACTCTGGGATTCTGAATTCTAACTCTTTTTACCTGTGTGAGGTTAGAACCACAGCTCGCCCATCTCTGAGCACACTGACAATAGAGTCCCACAGGAGGCGCCGGGACTGAGGGTCCATTCCTGTAGTTGGTTCATCCTGTAAGGCAAATGTTAAGACAATCACAGTCAGAGAAGGAGATAAGAAAATCTATTCAGAATACAGTAATTTTTTGTTTGGGCCTTAGCATATAGCTGCTTCCATACTGAAATCTGTACGTTGAGAAACTATGCACCTTGAGAAGCATAGGAGTGAATGGGTACTTATGTACTTCCTGGCATAAAGCAGTAAGGAAACAAGTACAAGAAACTGCAGGTAAGACTATAATGCTGCTTGTGTAGGGCACAGCTACAGGGAAGGGAATGCAGTGACCATTACGACAAAGGCAGTCCCCAGTTTAGGGCCTTCGATATCAAAAATGTAAGCATTTGTGATATCCCATTATAAAAATCTTTAGGACccaaaatagaaataaatgggAAGGGGCTCATGCAGTAACAGTTACAACAAATTGCATCAAGTATGGCTTCCATACTTTCATAGACATTAGAGATGTAGGTCAAGATGTCCAGATGTActggagaaataaataaaagaatcttACATCTATAATACTAGTTTTAAGAAAGAGATGGACACTTTGAataaaatcttccttttctggGGCGATAACTTCTAAGAGGAGAGTGAGGTCTCCCCAAGTAACCTTACTTAAATAAACAGATAGGACACATTTCTCAAGCCAAGAAGTAAGTGAAGTGACCTTGATTTACACCAGCTAAGGATCTGGTCCTGCATAGATTAGTTAACCCAGTTactaacaaaaaaattttaaaaatcttgaaagaaaaaaatttttgttcAACATTTTGTCTTAAGAAATTATGAGAAAACATTTTATCTGGCAGTTTACTACATACAGGCAGAATACATGCAAAGGCATATTAAACGGTACAAGGAACCATGctattaaaatgtcattaaaatgttactttttagCCTACAAATTAAGGTGGTACAGTATAATctaaatacagaatttctgtaGTAATTTCATTTAGAATTTCCCTTGAAATACATAATTATCTGATAATTCATATTATTTGATAAGAATGACATTTCAGCATTTGTGTAGTTTAGTCTAGATTTGTACACTTTATTCCAAAGATATTAAAAGCTGCAAAATAGTAGCTATCTTCCTCTGTTCTGCTGGATAAAGCAGCAAGGTATATGTTGTAAGATCATCTTTTACATGACTGGACAAGAAAAGGCAGACTGAAACCAAACATGGATTTAAATTCAGATTTGTCTGGATTATAGATTTTTATCTCAAACCATTCCTTCTTTCATAATCACTTGGGGTCCACTGGAAACATAGGTATGCATACCAGTCTATCCCTAAAAGTAAAGCAATCAAAATTACACTGAAGTAGATATAACTCGAGGGCAGAAAGGAGCTTGCAAGGACTGTCTGAAACGTCCTTGTATCTCTTCAGCATGTAGTTTTAGGAGATGTTCTACTGAACTATCACAGCGATGTTACCATGACACTTACTAGCAAGACGAGTGGTGGGCAGCCTATCAGTGCAATGGCAGTGGAGAGCTTGCGCTTGTTGCCACCGCTGTAGGTACCAGCCAGGTGGTCTGCATACATAGGAAGTCCCAGCTTCTGGATGCCCCATTCAGCAACCTATGAGAAAGACCATCCTTTTCATGTAGCGGACAGGATTTCTGATACATCCCTCTTCTGGCAGAGGCATAGCAATCCCCTGGGTTTTAGCACATTCATTTTAGAACTGGAGCAGGAGAGTCCAAAAAAATTTATGATGATGAGGGGAATTCCAACTACTTGAGGGAAAGCCATAAACCAGCCTCAGCTGTAGACTTCCTACCTGCGCAAGAATTTAAATTCTTTTACTGTGGAATCTTCTTCATGTGTTCATTCTTATAAACAACTTCAAAGACAAGAACAAAACAGCAACCAGTGCAGTTCTGAGTCACAGCAATTGCATCTTTAGCCTTCCACAGTTGGTGCCACAGTTTTGCAAGTACCGTTAATGCCTAAGAGTCTGCATTCGATAGTACAGTCTTGTACTTAACTGTCCAAATGACAGGAACCACTCCCAGGACTTCAACACACAGAATGGCAAGGCTATTCTGGAAATTCTGGCCCTTGGCATGTTATGAACCCAGCTAATCATCACAAATATTCACTGTAACTATGTATAGTCAAGAGCAAGAATGGTTTACCCTCTTGATTTCATCTGCTGGAATCCCCCGCAGGCGTGCATATAAGTAGAGATGTTCTCGTCCTGTGAGCAGGTCATCAATAGCATCAAACTGAGGGCAGTATCCCATGTTTTGATGGGCATTAGAAATGTGAGTCAATATACTGgaggaacaaagaaaagaaatcttggTTTTGTAATACTAGCTTCAAGACAGAGAAAGACAATTtgaataaaatctttcttttctgggGCAACAACTCTTGTAAGAAGAGAATCAATTCTTCCTGATACAACATCCTACTAAAATACCTGTTTGTACAGGAtagcaaggaaaatattttcatctaagTCAGCTCAGTCCTGGTTAAGAGTGTAAGACCATTTCCCCTCatccatttttctgtttaagGATAGGCTATCTTAACAAGAAGTTGTTTTAACAGCCACTCGGATCTTATTTTTTGCAAATGGTGTTTATTTCTAGAAGAATAAAATCAGTCAATTTAATCTCAGAGTGTGGTCACTGGAGACAGGCAAGACACAAGGCTAACACTTTGTTGATAGTAGGagtacagaaacacagaatggttgaggttggaaggggcctctggaggtcatcttgtccaccCACCCTGCTCAAGGAAGGCCACCTAGAGCAGGCTGACCCTTGCCCATACCCTGGCAACAAAACAGCTATTGTTCAAGTCACATCAATGAACAAAGAATCAAATCCCAACTACACCTAACAAACCAAGACACACAACCTAGAACTAAACTAAACTAAGCGAATACCACATCATGCTGTATTAACTTACGACATGCCAGCACTGTAAAAAAAGATGAGATGCTAGAAAAGCCAGAGAAAAGTCCCAAAGCTCAGATCAAAGTACCCTGTTGGACTGGCTATCTCATGTTTGTCAGCTCTTGCCATTAGGTCTGATTGCCTTGTCTCACTGTTAGCATAGATTTTACAACAGAG comes from Athene noctua chromosome 5, bAthNoc1.hap1.1, whole genome shotgun sequence and encodes:
- the LOC141960695 gene encoding very-long-chain enoyl-CoA reductase-like isoform X2, which produces MFHKLYPRWYPARQSIKLDPKGKSLRDEEILQHLPVGTTATLYFKDLGPQIGWTTVFLIEYTGPLFIYFLFYFRMPFVYGLDERFTSSPHPVVNLACICHSFHYIKRLIETVFVHRFSHGTMPLRNIVKNCLYYWGFAAWLAYYINHPLYTPPSYGKKQINFAVIMFLLCEAGNFSIHVALSDLRRNGSKTRKIPYPTKNPFTWLFFFVSCPNYTYEVGTWISFTIMTQCVPVGLFTLLCFIQMTIWAKDKHCTYLREFKDYPSLRMPIIPFLL